From Xenopus tropicalis strain Nigerian chromosome 3, UCB_Xtro_10.0, whole genome shotgun sequence, the proteins below share one genomic window:
- the LOC116409637 gene encoding olfactory receptor 10A7-like translates to MHKLSLADVLLSTSITPNFLWLLLNGGGTISATGCITQFYFYCVSAVSEFFLLTAMAYDRYLAICSPLHYASIMGFRLCLYMSLCSWGLALILSLVMNLLTFNLQFCGPFVIDHYFCEFAPLIKLSCTDYKAVELTDITLAIPFTLLPFCFIIYTYVAISLAILRISSTEGRHKAFSTCSSHLIVVCMYYGTVIIVYMVPSKGHNFNINKMLSLLYTVGTPCFNPIVYSLRNNEIKTALWKYIVT, encoded by the exons atgcataag ctgtctctggctgatgttttgctcagtaccagtattactccaaatttcttgtggttattactgaatggaggcggcacaatatctgctactggttgtatcacacagttttacttctattGCGTTTCAGCAGTTTCAGAATTTTTcctcctcacagccatggcctatgaccgatatctggccatctgctccccacttcattatgcctccattatgggtttcaggctttgcctctatatgagtctttgttcttggggcttagcccTTATATTGAGTTTGGTTATGAACCTTCTgacatttaatttgcagttctgtggcccatttgttatagatcattatttctgtgaaTTTGCCCCTCttattaaactttcctgcacagattataaagcCGTGGAATTAACAGATATTACTTTGGCCATACCTTTTACTCTGCTCCCTTTCtgcttcatcatttacacttatgttgccatcagccttgccattctcaggatctcctctactgaaggaagacacaaagccttctccacttgcagctcccatttaatagttgtgtgcatgtactatgggactgtgataatagtttatatggtgccatccaagggccataacttcaatatcaataaaatgctgtcccttctatacacagttggaacacCATGTTTCAATCCCAttgtatacagcctgagaaacaatgagATTAAAACTGCTCTTTGgaagtatatagttacatag